The following are encoded together in the Humulus lupulus chromosome 5, drHumLupu1.1, whole genome shotgun sequence genome:
- the LOC133780089 gene encoding expansin-like B1 yields the protein MEFTSEKQLCALLGILVLFPGLCASTATFTASRATSYGSPDGYGTRSGACGYGEYGRVVNNGYVSAVSRALYKDGAGCGACYKVRCKNPHLCSYDGVDIVVTDYGEGDRTDFILSPRAFKKLALPNKDKKLLNYGVVEVEYKRISCKYPTHKDKVTYKINENSNHPYYLALSVLYVSGQNDITAVELWQEDTKQWKPMRRAYGAVWDMTNPPRGPITLRFKATTSNGYTYWVRSNNAIPKVWKAGAAYEASVKLITK from the exons ATGGAGTTTACGAGTGAGAAACAACTATGTGCTCTGCTTGGTATTCTGGTGCTTTTCCCTGGGTTATGTGCCTCTACCGCTACGTTTACAGCTTCAAGAGCCACCTCTTATGGCAGCCCGGACGGCTATGGGACTCGAA GTGGAGCTTGTGGATATGGCGAATATGGAAGAGTCGTCAATAATGGCTATGTATCAGCAGTTTCTAGGGCACTGTACAAGGATGGAGCTGGTTGTGGGGCATGCTATAAG GTCAGGTGCAAAAATCCTCACCTTTGCAGCTATGATGGAGTGGACATAGTAGTGACTGATTACGGGGAAGGTGACAGAACTGATTTCATCCTCAGCCCAAGAGCCTTTAAAAAGTTGGCTCTTCCAAACAAAGACAAAAAGTTGCTGAATTATGGCGTGGTTGAAGTAGAATACAAGAGGATCTCTTGCAAGTACCCAACTCACAAGGACAAGGTCACCTACAAGATCAATGAAAATAGCAATCATCCCTACTACTTGGCTTTAAGTGTTTTATATGTGAGCGGCCAAAACGACATCACAGCTGTTGAATTGTGGCAG GAGGATACCAAACAGTGGAAGCCCATGCGCAGAGCCTATGGGGCAGTCTGGGACATGACAAATCCACCAAGGGGACCGATCACCTTGAGGTTCAAAGCTACAACCAGTAATGGGTACACTTACTGGGTTCGCTCTAACAATGCCATACCCAAAGTTTGGAAGGCTGGGGCTGCTTATGAGGCCTCTGTTAAGCTCATtactaaataa